A window of Bacteroidales bacterium genomic DNA:
GATGATGTTTTTGAAGAGCTTATTCGCAAACAAGCTTCAATTGCAATTGAAGAAGCAAACATAATTCTTTTCATGGTTGATGCCATTGAAGGAATTACGCCACTTGATGAAGAACTTGCAGATATTTTGAGAAAAGCAAAAAAGAAAATTTTTGTTGTTGCAAATAAAGTTGATACTCCCGATAAAATTCCGCTTGCAAGTGTTTTTTACCGTTTCGGACTCGGCGAAATATATACAGTTTCATCAATCAACGGCAGCGGTTCAGGCGAATTGCTCGATGAAATTGTTAAAAATATTGAAGTAAAAAATACGGAGGATGAAGAAGAAATTCCGAGAATTGCCATTGTGGGCAGACCAAATGTAGGAAAATCATCATTGCTAAATTCTCTTATTGGTGAAGAAAGAAATATTGTTACACCTATTGCAGGAACCACAAGAGATTCAATACTTACAAAATATAATAAATTCGGCTATAATTTTTTTCTTGTTGATACCGCTGGCATCAGAAAAAAAAATAAAGTAACAGATAATCTCGAATTTTATTCTGTAATGCGCGCCATTCGGGCGATTGAAAATTCAGATGTAATTCTACTTTTGATTGATGCAACCGAAGGATTGGAATCGCAGGACATGAACATTTTTTCGCTTGCAATTTCAAATTCAAAAGGTGTTGTAATTCTTGTAAACAAATGGGACCTTGCCGAAAAAAACAATAAAACTCTTGGTGAGTTCGAAGAATTTCTTAAGAAAAAACTTGCACCATTCAGTGATGTTCCTATACTTTTTATTTCGGCTCTCACAAAGCAAAGAATAAATAAAGCATTGGAAATTGCAATTAAAGTTTATGAAAACCGCAAACGACATATTTCCACTTCAAAACTTAATAATGTTTTACTTCCGTTAATTGAGAAGTGTTCGCCGCCTACAGTTAAAGGAAAGCAAATACGAATAAAATACATAACGCAATTACCGACACATTCGCCTGCTTTTGCATTTTTCTGCAATCTTCCGCAATATGTCCGCGAGCCATATAAAAGGTATTTGGAAAATAAAATTCGTGAAAATTTTGATTTTTCAGGTGTTCCTATAAAAATATTTTTGAGAAAAAAATAATTGCTTTATATTTCGAAATCAGTAAGCCCTTTATAAAATTTTTTTCTTTCATTTTCATTAATTTTATTTTCCATTACAGCTTTTCTTATTAATGAACCAAGTGTATGCCAATCAAAATATACCCGGTATAACGCAAACTCGTCAGTAATAAAATCATTGTCTCTCAGAACAAATGCATATTCTGTTCTTCCATCTGTATTGTCTCTTATAACCTTTTCTAAACAAAGAGTATATTGACTGTCTTTTGGTTTTACACTTGTTAATCTTATATGTTTTGCCATAAATTTTATTTTTAAACTATTACGGCAAATATAGTAATTATTAGTTTATTTTAATATAATAAAAAATAATTATTAGTTTAATTATTGCAACTGTTAGTTCCTTTAAATAACAATTCTAAGTTGTATTTTTGTTTATATAATATGGATATAAAAGAATTAGGCAAAAAAATACGTCAATTAAGGACGAACAAAAACCTTAGTCAGGAAAATGTTGCTAATGATTTAGGTATTTCAGTCACCGCTTTTTCTAAAATAGAAAGAGGTGAAACTAATATTCCTTTTAAAAGATTAGTGCAGATTTCGGAGTATTTCGGTTTAAAGGTTAAAGATTTTTTTCAGTTAAATGAAAAAAAAGAAAATAAAAATCAATATGTGCAAAAAGAAGAACAATCAAACATTGTAAGTGATACGGAAACAAAATATATAACTGACATTGAAAACCTGAAAAATGAAATAATCCAGCTCAAAGAACTATTAAAAGCAAAAGATGAGATTATCAACTTGCTTAAACAAAACAATCAAACTTAAGAAATTGCCACGATGAATTTAAATTTGATGAAAAAACTTTTGGTTCTATAGTTCAGTATCCCGCAGGTCATGGTGAAGTAAATGAATCCGGTAAATGTTTTGTTTTATCTGACTCAAATTTCTTTGGCAATTAAATTTTTTTTCAGTGTTCATTAATTTTCATTGATTTCCATTGTGAAAGTTTCTTTCAGCGTTTTTGTAATTGAAATTAAATCTTCCTTGGTTGTAGAGTTTTTAATATTTTTCATTATTACTTTAATAAGTTTGTCGGAATAAGAATCGAGCATTTCATTTATTATTTCTTTATGTTTTTCATCTAAATTATCAAGTTCTTTTTTGTATGACGATAATGTTTTTTGTTTCAATATTTCAAGTTCTTTTTTAATTTCAAACATTGTAGGAATAATGAATTGCTTTGAGTACCAATCATAATAATCTTCCGAAATTTCTTCAATTATTTTTTCTGCTTTACCTGTTTTGGATATGCGATAACTTATGTTGGAACTTACAAGTTTATTAATATCATCAATAGAGTAAACAAGATGATTTTCGAGAGTGTTAATTTCGGGAGCAACATTTCGGGGAACTGATAAATCAATAAAAACTTTAATTTTATTTTTTGCTCCTTCTTTTATTTCCAAAAGTTCGTTTTTTTGAATCACGTAATTGTCGGCACTTGTAGAAACAATAATAATGTCATTTTCAATAATTGCCTCATATCTTTTTTCAAAATCAATAACTTTTCCATTAAAATTTTTGGCAAGTTCAAGTGCTTTTTCTTCGGAACGATTGGCAATTGTTATTTTGCAGGTTTTTAACTTTTGCAGGTTTGAAATGGTTAATGAAGATATTTTGCCTGCACCGATAATCAAAACATTAAAATTATTTTCATGTTCAAAAATTTGTTTTATCAATTCAACTGCAAGTGTGGCAATGGAAACAGTTCCTTTGCCTATTTCGGTTTCTGAACGAACTTTTTTCCCGATTTGAATAGCAGTTTGAAAAAGTTTATTCAGCATGCCGTTTGTTGAATTGTTTTCTGTAGCGGTAAAATAGGCATTTCTTAGTTGTCCCTGTATTTGATATTCGCCAATTACCATTGAGTCGAGCCCCGAAGCAACTTTAAAAAGATGCGATACTGCATACTGGCAGTTTTTTTTATAAATGAAAGATGAAAATTTATTAATGGGTATTTTAAAGAATTCGCTCATGAATTTTACAATATCATCAAATCCCTGTTCGATTTTTTCTACCGAAGCATATATTTCAGTACGATTGCAGGTTGACAAAATCACACTCCCTTTGATTGGTGAGTATTTGTTAAGTAACTTATATGCATTCGATAATTTGTCATCAGAGAAAAAGATTTTTTCCCTGATTTCAATATCTGCGGTTTTGTGATTAACGCCAACAACTATGAAATGC
This region includes:
- the der gene encoding ribosome biogenesis GTPase Der, with translation MSEIVAIIGRPNVGKSTFFNRMTESRTAIVDEISGVTRDRIYGKVEWCGKEFSIIDTGGFVVGSDDVFEELIRKQASIAIEEANIILFMVDAIEGITPLDEELADILRKAKKKIFVVANKVDTPDKIPLASVFYRFGLGEIYTVSSINGSGSGELLDEIVKNIEVKNTEDEEEIPRIAIVGRPNVGKSSLLNSLIGEERNIVTPIAGTTRDSILTKYNKFGYNFFLVDTAGIRKKNKVTDNLEFYSVMRAIRAIENSDVILLLIDATEGLESQDMNIFSLAISNSKGVVILVNKWDLAEKNNKTLGEFEEFLKKKLAPFSDVPILFISALTKQRINKALEIAIKVYENRKRHISTSKLNNVLLPLIEKCSPPTVKGKQIRIKYITQLPTHSPAFAFFCNLPQYVREPYKRYLENKIRENFDFSGVPIKIFLRKK
- a CDS encoding helix-turn-helix transcriptional regulator, whose translation is MDIKELGKKIRQLRTNKNLSQENVANDLGISVTAFSKIERGETNIPFKRLVQISEYFGLKVKDFFQLNEKKENKNQYVQKEEQSNIVSDTETKYITDIENLKNEIIQLKELLKAKDEIINLLKQNNQT
- the hemA gene encoding glutamyl-tRNA reductase, with product MHFIVVGVNHKTADIEIREKIFFSDDKLSNAYKLLNKYSPIKGSVILSTCNRTEIYASVEKIEQGFDDIVKFMSEFFKIPINKFSSFIYKKNCQYAVSHLFKVASGLDSMVIGEYQIQGQLRNAYFTATENNSTNGMLNKLFQTAIQIGKKVRSETEIGKGTVSIATLAVELIKQIFEHENNFNVLIIGAGKISSLTISNLQKLKTCKITIANRSEEKALELAKNFNGKVIDFEKRYEAIIENDIIIVSTSADNYVIQKNELLEIKEGAKNKIKVFIDLSVPRNVAPEINTLENHLVYSIDDINKLVSSNISYRISKTGKAEKIIEEISEDYYDWYSKQFIIPTMFEIKKELEILKQKTLSSYKKELDNLDEKHKEIINEMLDSYSDKLIKVIMKNIKNSTTKEDLISITKTLKETFTMEINEN